One stretch of Caloenas nicobarica isolate bCalNic1 chromosome 4, bCalNic1.hap1, whole genome shotgun sequence DNA includes these proteins:
- the TMEM128 gene encoding transmembrane protein 128, giving the protein MEAGGSAAAPLPRLRRPLRRGPEPRDPPLPQPPSGDGGAAEESTTVEKKRKPLTRLNAHSAFWILASIAVTYYFDFFKTIKETIQTDSWWFVSGSCLLAACLSVAFYCILYLEWYRGIQDYDAQYPALIPITTATFIAAAICFNIALWPVWSFMTPLLLFIQFMGVVMLVSLLG; this is encoded by the exons ATGGAGGCGGGCGGCAGCGCTGCGGCGCCGCTGCCGAGGCTCAGGCGCCCTTTGCGGCGAGGGCCAGAGCCCCGCGACCCGCCGCTGCCGCAGCCGCCTTCGGGGGACGGCGGCGCGGCCG AAGAGTCTACAACtgtagagaagaaaaggaaacctCTTACCAGACTGAATGCTCATTCTGCATTCTGGATATTGGCATCGATTGCTGTCACGTACTACTTTgattttttcaaaactattaAAGAAACTATTCAAACAGACAG CTGGTGGTTTGTATCTGGCAGCTGTTTATTGGCTGCGTGTTTATCTGTTGCCTTTTACTGCATACTATATCTTGAGTGGTATCGTGGAATTCAGGACTACGATGCACAGTATCCAGCACTGATACCTATCACAACAGCTACCTTTATTGCAGCAGCCATTTG TTTCAACATTGCTTTGTGGCCTGTCTGGTCATTTATGACACCTTTGCTGCTCTTCATTCAGTTTATGGGTGTTGTGATGCTTGTGTCACTCTTGGGATAA